The following are encoded in a window of Lichenicola cladoniae genomic DNA:
- a CDS encoding ABC transporter permease subunit → MSDKPVELPAGPAGNAAAMPPPGPAASGAGLSARQVQVRSMIQAAGMLPVLVILAIGFHLLGGHRFLSVQNLSIVAQQAAINCVLASGMTFVILTGGIDLSVGSILAASAMGALIMSLVPGLGFLAIPVCLLVGLVIGLLNGALIALVRLPPFIVTLGSLTAVRGLARLMGADNTVFNPQLSYAWIGNDGVTVFPGVAIPWLAIIAVAVIAISWFVLRRTVLGVRIYAVGGNPAAARLSGINVPAILLFVYALSGLLAGLGGVMSSARLYAANGLQLGQSYELDAIAAVILGGTSFVGGIGSIWGTLIGALIIAVLSNGLILVGVSDIWQFIVKGLVIIGAVALDRFRQGSGVRT, encoded by the coding sequence ATGTCAGACAAACCAGTCGAGCTTCCCGCAGGCCCTGCCGGCAACGCCGCCGCGATGCCTCCCCCCGGTCCGGCCGCGTCCGGCGCCGGCCTCTCCGCGCGCCAGGTGCAGGTGCGCTCGATGATCCAGGCGGCGGGAATGCTGCCGGTGCTGGTCATCCTGGCGATCGGCTTCCACCTGCTCGGCGGGCACCGGTTCCTGTCGGTGCAGAACCTCTCGATCGTCGCACAGCAGGCGGCGATCAACTGCGTGCTCGCATCCGGCATGACCTTCGTGATCCTGACCGGCGGTATCGACCTGTCGGTCGGTTCGATCCTGGCGGCGTCGGCGATGGGCGCGCTGATCATGTCGCTGGTACCCGGTCTCGGCTTCCTGGCGATCCCGGTCTGTCTGCTGGTGGGCCTGGTCATCGGCCTGCTGAACGGGGCGCTCATCGCACTGGTGCGCCTGCCGCCATTCATCGTGACGCTCGGCTCGCTGACCGCGGTGCGCGGCCTGGCCCGCCTGATGGGCGCCGACAACACGGTGTTCAACCCGCAGCTCAGCTACGCCTGGATCGGCAATGACGGGGTGACGGTGTTCCCCGGCGTGGCGATCCCGTGGCTCGCGATCATCGCCGTCGCGGTGATCGCGATCTCCTGGTTCGTGCTCCGCCGCACGGTGCTCGGCGTGCGGATCTATGCCGTCGGCGGCAATCCGGCGGCGGCGCGGCTGTCCGGCATCAACGTGCCGGCGATCCTGCTGTTCGTTTATGCACTTTCCGGTTTGCTGGCCGGGCTCGGCGGCGTGATGTCCTCGGCGCGGCTCTATGCCGCCAACGGCCTGCAGCTTGGCCAGTCCTACGAACTCGATGCCATTGCGGCCGTCATCCTCGGCGGCACCTCGTTCGTCGGCGGCATCGGCTCGATCTGGGGCACGCTGATCGGCGCGCTGATCATTGCGGTGTTGTCGAACGGATTGATCCTCGTCGGCGTCTCCGATATCTGGCAATTCATCGTCAAGGGCCTCGTCATCATCGGGGCGGTGGCGCTTGATCGGTTCCGGCAGGGCAGCGGCGTTCGCACCTGA
- a CDS encoding ABC transporter substrate-binding protein — MHKSSISSRARLAGSIFATALAVFGGTAMAKPLTSIGVTMGSLGNPYFVALTKGITAEARANGANVTVTSVSADYDLNKQFTQIDNFIAAGVNLIVINAVDPNAILPAIKRAQKAGIAVVAADVAANGADATIMTDNTLAGSESCAFLAQKLGGKGNVIIENGPQVSSVTDRVKGCKTALAKSPDIKILSFDQDAKGSRDGGLQVMQGYLIRYPDINGVFAINDPQAIGSELAAKQQHRNGIVITSVDGAPDIVSSLKANGLIEASASQDPYTMGRLAVKAGREILDGHPPAEKITLMAPKLITKANVDSYVGWTQH; from the coding sequence ATGCACAAGAGTTCGATCAGCAGCCGGGCCCGCCTGGCAGGCAGCATTTTCGCAACCGCCCTCGCGGTCTTCGGCGGCACGGCCATGGCGAAGCCGCTCACCTCGATCGGCGTGACGATGGGCTCGCTGGGCAATCCGTATTTCGTGGCGCTGACCAAGGGCATCACCGCCGAAGCCCGTGCGAACGGTGCCAACGTTACCGTCACGTCGGTCTCGGCCGATTACGATCTCAACAAGCAGTTCACCCAGATCGACAACTTCATCGCCGCCGGCGTGAACCTGATCGTCATCAACGCGGTCGATCCGAACGCGATCCTGCCGGCGATCAAGCGCGCGCAGAAAGCGGGCATCGCGGTGGTTGCCGCCGATGTCGCGGCGAACGGTGCCGATGCGACGATCATGACCGACAACACCCTGGCCGGTAGCGAGTCCTGCGCCTTCCTCGCGCAGAAGCTCGGCGGCAAGGGCAACGTCATCATCGAGAACGGCCCACAGGTGTCCTCGGTGACCGACCGGGTGAAGGGCTGCAAGACCGCGCTGGCCAAGTCGCCGGATATCAAGATCCTGTCCTTCGACCAGGATGCCAAGGGCTCGCGCGACGGCGGCCTGCAGGTAATGCAGGGCTACCTGATCCGCTATCCCGACATCAACGGCGTGTTCGCGATCAACGATCCGCAGGCGATCGGCTCCGAGCTTGCGGCAAAGCAGCAGCATCGCAACGGCATCGTCATCACTTCGGTGGACGGCGCGCCGGACATCGTCTCGTCCCTGAAGGCGAACGGCCTGATCGAGGCGTCCGCGTCGCAGGACCCCTACACGATGGGCCGCCTCGCCGTGAAGGCAGGCCGCGAGATCCTGGATGGCCATCCCCCGGCCGAAAAAATCACCCTGATGGCACCGAAGCTGATCACGAAAGCGAATGTCGACAGCTATGTCGGCTGGACCCAGCACTAG
- a CDS encoding flavin monoamine oxidase family protein — protein sequence MHALEPTRRQLLMRIGAAAGSVAMYQAMTQLGHAAGTDFTGSPVLSGAKKGTSVLVLGAGLAGMLAAYELRKAGYSVRVLEYQTRSGGRNITLRGGDTLTELGGATQNVKFASGNYINPGPWRIPYHHQGLLHYCKLFGVQLEPFIEVNHNTYLHNTEAFGGQPQRYRDVMSDFTGHTAELLAKAINQDKLDQPVSADEKRDLLDAMRGWGLLDKDYAYKTSDFVSLRRGNSKPAGGGPDGAPVPSTVMGRSEIMKSGLWQWLSFNMSYEMQTTMFQPVGGMDMIGKGFAKQVNDLVTHNIKVTKIAQDANGVTVSFLDNGKGGAAGEAKADWCVCTIPLPILAEIEVQAGAPMKAAIKAVPYASSVKVGLEFNRRFWEQDEQIYGGISFTDQPISQISYPSTNYFSNDKGVLLGGYMFGPAAYSFAGMTPEERIEAALKQGSLIHKQYRKEFSNGVAVAWSRMPWTLGCCSTWSEESRKAHYKPLTEIDGRLVIAGEHASYVGCWQEGAILSSVSAITRLHQRAIGTA from the coding sequence ATGCACGCCTTGGAGCCGACCCGACGGCAACTGCTGATGCGCATCGGAGCGGCGGCCGGCAGTGTCGCCATGTATCAGGCAATGACACAGCTCGGCCACGCAGCCGGAACCGACTTCACGGGCTCACCGGTCCTGTCCGGGGCAAAAAAAGGGACTTCCGTGCTGGTGCTTGGTGCCGGCTTGGCCGGCATGCTGGCGGCCTACGAGTTGCGCAAGGCCGGCTACAGCGTGCGCGTGCTGGAGTACCAGACGCGCTCCGGCGGCCGCAACATCACCCTCCGCGGCGGCGACACCCTGACCGAGCTGGGCGGCGCGACCCAGAACGTGAAGTTCGCATCCGGCAACTACATCAATCCCGGACCATGGCGTATTCCGTATCACCACCAGGGGCTGCTGCATTACTGCAAGCTGTTCGGGGTCCAGCTCGAGCCGTTTATCGAGGTCAACCACAACACCTATCTGCACAACACCGAAGCCTTCGGCGGCCAGCCGCAGCGGTACCGCGACGTGATGTCGGACTTTACCGGCCACACCGCCGAGCTTCTGGCCAAGGCGATCAACCAGGACAAGCTCGATCAGCCGGTCAGCGCCGACGAGAAGCGCGACCTGCTCGATGCGATGCGCGGCTGGGGCCTCCTGGACAAGGACTACGCCTACAAGACCAGCGACTTCGTGTCCCTGCGGCGCGGCAACTCGAAGCCGGCCGGCGGCGGTCCGGACGGAGCACCGGTCCCGTCGACCGTGATGGGTCGCAGCGAGATCATGAAGTCCGGCCTGTGGCAGTGGCTGTCGTTCAACATGAGCTACGAGATGCAGACGACGATGTTCCAGCCGGTCGGCGGCATGGACATGATCGGCAAGGGTTTCGCCAAGCAGGTCAACGATCTCGTCACCCACAACATCAAGGTCACCAAGATCGCGCAGGATGCGAACGGTGTCACCGTGAGCTTCCTGGACAACGGCAAGGGCGGCGCCGCGGGCGAGGCGAAGGCCGATTGGTGCGTCTGCACGATCCCGCTGCCGATCCTGGCGGAAATCGAGGTGCAGGCGGGCGCGCCGATGAAGGCGGCGATCAAGGCGGTGCCCTATGCCTCCTCGGTCAAGGTCGGTCTCGAATTCAATCGGCGGTTCTGGGAGCAGGACGAGCAGATCTATGGCGGCATCAGCTTCACCGACCAGCCGATCAGCCAGATCTCGTATCCGAGCACGAACTACTTCTCGAATGACAAGGGCGTCCTGCTCGGCGGATACATGTTCGGGCCCGCCGCCTATTCGTTCGCCGGCATGACACCGGAGGAGCGGATCGAGGCGGCGCTCAAGCAGGGCAGTCTCATCCACAAGCAATACCGGAAGGAGTTCAGCAACGGCGTCGCCGTCGCCTGGAGCCGGATGCCATGGACGCTCGGCTGCTGCTCGACCTGGAGCGAGGAAAGCCGCAAGGCGCACTACAAGCCGCTGACCGAAATCGATGGCCGCCTGGTTATCGCCGGCGAGCACGCCTCCTACGTCGGATGCTGGCAGGAGGGCGCCATCCTGTCGTCGGTCAGCGCCATTACCCGTCTCCACCAGCGCGCGATCGGAACCGCATGA
- a CDS encoding sugar ABC transporter ATP-binding protein: protein MDRGEDPGPPALEMKGISKTFPGVRALASVELKAWGGEILALMGENGAGKSTLMKILSGAYQADPGGEIKVFGKPISIGSPQAAKQAGIAIIYQELALAPNLTVSENIHLGNEMSRAGGRLDRRAMIDACRPVLERLGTPFGPETLVGTLSIAEQQLVEIARALYRQSRILVLDEPTTALSARETDRLFALIRQLRSEGIALIYISHRMAEVYELADRVTVLRDGAYVGTLEREQLSADAIVRMMVGRDLSSFYTKQHDANAMRGEVVLEVDGVTDGGRVRPCSFTLHKGEVLGIAGLVGAGRTELARLIYGADRKAGGSVRLNGKVVSLRSPKASLDAGIAYLTEDRKGLGLFLDMSCGANINLGVIDRDSGAGGRLNLARARERAGRAFKSFRVRAASPAVQVGSLSGGNQQKVLLARLLETGPKVLILDEPTRGVDVGAKSEIYRIIDELAQSGLGVLVISSDLPEIVGICDRVLVMREGAIAGVVGGPGGEPINQQNVMVFAAGLAA from the coding sequence ATGGATAGAGGCGAGGATCCAGGGCCGCCGGCCCTGGAGATGAAGGGTATCTCGAAAACATTTCCGGGCGTGCGCGCACTTGCCAGCGTCGAGCTCAAGGCCTGGGGTGGCGAGATCCTGGCGCTGATGGGCGAGAACGGCGCCGGCAAATCGACCCTGATGAAGATCCTGTCCGGCGCCTACCAGGCCGACCCGGGCGGCGAGATCAAGGTGTTCGGCAAGCCGATCAGCATCGGCAGTCCGCAGGCGGCCAAGCAGGCAGGCATCGCCATCATCTACCAGGAGCTGGCGCTGGCGCCGAACCTCACGGTGTCGGAAAACATCCATCTCGGCAACGAGATGAGCCGGGCCGGCGGGCGTCTCGACCGGCGTGCGATGATCGACGCATGCCGTCCTGTCCTGGAGCGGCTCGGCACCCCGTTCGGGCCGGAAACCCTGGTCGGCACCCTGTCGATCGCCGAGCAGCAGCTGGTCGAGATTGCAAGGGCACTGTACCGGCAATCCCGCATACTGGTTCTGGACGAGCCGACCACGGCGTTGTCGGCGCGCGAGACCGACCGGTTGTTCGCGCTGATCCGCCAGCTCCGCAGCGAGGGCATCGCGCTGATCTATATCTCGCACCGCATGGCCGAGGTGTACGAGCTTGCCGACCGGGTCACGGTTCTTCGCGATGGCGCCTATGTCGGGACCCTCGAGCGCGAACAGCTCTCGGCGGATGCGATCGTGCGCATGATGGTCGGCCGCGACCTGTCCTCGTTCTATACCAAGCAGCACGATGCGAACGCGATGCGCGGCGAAGTGGTGCTCGAGGTCGATGGCGTGACCGACGGCGGCCGGGTGCGGCCGTGCTCGTTCACCCTGCACAAGGGCGAGGTCCTGGGGATCGCCGGCCTGGTCGGAGCCGGGCGCACCGAGCTGGCCCGGCTGATCTACGGCGCAGATCGCAAGGCCGGCGGTTCGGTCCGACTGAACGGCAAGGTGGTGTCGCTGCGCAGCCCGAAGGCCTCACTGGATGCCGGCATCGCGTATCTCACCGAGGACCGGAAGGGACTCGGCCTGTTCCTGGACATGTCGTGCGGCGCCAACATCAACCTGGGCGTGATCGATCGCGATTCCGGGGCCGGCGGTAGGCTCAACCTGGCGCGGGCCAGGGAGCGGGCAGGGCGCGCCTTCAAGTCGTTCCGGGTCCGTGCCGCAAGTCCTGCGGTGCAGGTCGGCAGCCTGTCCGGTGGCAACCAGCAGAAGGTGCTGCTGGCACGCCTGCTCGAGACCGGCCCGAAGGTGCTCATCCTCGACGAGCCGACCCGGGGCGTCGATGTCGGCGCCAAGTCCGAGATCTATCGCATCATCGACGAGCTGGCCCAGTCGGGCCTGGGCGTGCTGGTGATCTCGTCCGACCTGCCCGAGATCGTCGGCATCTGCGACCGCGTGCTGGTGATGCGCGAGGGCGCGATCGCCGGGGTCGTGGGCGGTCCGGGCGGCGAGCCGATCAACCAGCAGAACGTCATGGTTTTCGCAGCCGGCCTGGCGGCCTGA
- a CDS encoding alpha-E domain-containing protein translates to MRTQALLSRYAESTVWLARYMERIENLARILDVTESFTRTSLVENGWRSVIQINADEERYYSTRTEADVRGVTEFYVLDRDNPNSIASIIDVARENARTLRPLISTEMWTHINVFHNWVRRLNSNDIRSSQLSALCARLKQECQTHYGITEGTFYRDQGWYFYSIGKFLERGDQTTRLVDIKYHTLLPREAGVGSQVDISQWSAVLRSAAAYHAYRRVMPSSLSPASVAGFLLLNNAFPRSLVLTLRQVYWAVGQLRTDYGLRRGGAALERMDELRAALTDQTIEQIILRGLHEFLDWVQVQLRLIQNDIADAFWTIEPPLHASEFGTQTLGTMTQSLGTMTQSLGTMRQTMETAGPASSRQSQN, encoded by the coding sequence ATGCGGACCCAGGCGCTGCTGTCGCGCTATGCCGAGAGCACCGTCTGGCTGGCCCGGTATATGGAGCGGATCGAGAACCTCGCCCGCATCCTCGACGTGACCGAGAGTTTCACCCGCACCAGCCTGGTCGAGAATGGCTGGCGATCGGTGATCCAGATCAACGCCGACGAGGAGCGTTATTACAGCACGCGCACGGAGGCCGACGTTCGCGGCGTCACCGAGTTCTATGTTCTGGACAGGGACAATCCGAATTCGATTGCCAGCATCATCGATGTCGCGCGGGAGAATGCCCGCACCCTGCGCCCGCTGATCTCGACCGAGATGTGGACCCACATCAACGTGTTCCACAACTGGGTCAGGCGCCTGAACAGCAACGATATCCGCTCGTCGCAGCTCTCCGCACTCTGCGCGCGGCTGAAGCAGGAGTGCCAGACCCACTATGGCATCACGGAAGGAACGTTCTATCGCGACCAGGGGTGGTACTTCTATTCGATCGGCAAGTTCCTGGAACGCGGCGACCAGACCACCCGGCTGGTGGACATCAAGTATCACACGCTGCTGCCGCGGGAGGCGGGCGTCGGCAGCCAGGTCGATATCAGCCAGTGGAGCGCCGTGCTCCGATCGGCTGCGGCGTATCATGCCTATCGTCGCGTCATGCCCAGCTCGCTCAGTCCAGCTTCGGTCGCCGGGTTCCTGCTGCTGAACAATGCGTTTCCGCGCTCGCTCGTGCTGACCCTGCGTCAGGTCTACTGGGCGGTCGGACAGCTTCGCACCGATTACGGGCTGCGTCGGGGCGGTGCCGCCCTGGAACGAATGGATGAGCTTCGCGCGGCGCTCACCGACCAGACCATCGAGCAGATCATCCTGCGCGGGCTGCACGAGTTCCTCGACTGGGTGCAGGTGCAGCTTCGCCTGATCCAGAACGACATCGCCGACGCGTTCTGGACGATCGAACCTCCCTTGCACGCATCGGAGTTCGGCACGCAGACCTTGGGCACCATGACCCAGAGCCTTGGAACGATGACCCAGAGCCTGGGCACCATGCGGCAGACGATGGAAACCGCTGGTCCGGCATCGAGCCGGCAGTCGCAGAACTAG
- a CDS encoding NnrU family protein, producing the protein MIAAGIDALGRTGPVTWVGVPEPPTLEGAEIMEGTTAVPIAAAAFVGTHFLLSHPLRRPIVRRLGETGFLGIYSLVAIATLGWLVVAYRAAPATAPLWPVNDVLWAAATIVMLVASVLLMGSLVRNPATPNPTGTGTAPDTASGVYAITRHPMLWSFALWGLCHIAVYPVAANIAVAGAIIVLSLVGAALQDRKKEQLLPEMWPAWESRTSYWPFAAIAQGRARLGAFGMHELLGGLVVWLAATWAHLPLAGWAAGIWRWV; encoded by the coding sequence GTGATTGCAGCTGGCATCGACGCTCTTGGCCGCACGGGCCCGGTGACGTGGGTCGGGGTGCCGGAACCACCAACGCTTGAGGGAGCCGAGATCATGGAAGGCACGACCGCCGTTCCGATCGCTGCCGCTGCATTCGTCGGAACGCACTTCCTGCTATCCCACCCGCTACGCCGGCCGATCGTGCGAAGGCTGGGAGAAACTGGCTTCCTCGGGATCTACTCGCTGGTGGCGATCGCCACGCTCGGGTGGCTGGTGGTTGCCTACCGCGCGGCGCCGGCCACGGCACCGCTCTGGCCGGTGAATGACGTGCTCTGGGCCGCCGCGACGATCGTGATGCTGGTGGCATCGGTGCTGCTGATGGGATCGCTGGTGCGCAACCCGGCAACGCCGAACCCCACCGGCACGGGGACTGCGCCGGACACGGCAAGCGGCGTGTATGCGATCACCCGCCATCCGATGCTCTGGTCGTTCGCGCTCTGGGGGCTCTGCCACATCGCGGTCTATCCGGTCGCCGCCAACATCGCGGTTGCAGGCGCGATCATTGTCCTCTCGCTGGTCGGGGCTGCGCTGCAGGACCGCAAGAAGGAGCAGCTGCTGCCGGAGATGTGGCCGGCCTGGGAATCCAGGACCAGCTACTGGCCGTTCGCGGCGATCGCGCAGGGTCGGGCCCGTCTCGGTGCGTTCGGGATGCACGAACTGCTCGGCGGGCTCGTTGTCTGGCTGGCCGCAACCTGGGCCCATCTGCCGCTTGCCGGCTGGGCGGCCGGGATCTGGCGGTGGGTCTAG
- a CDS encoding RidA family protein: MTRMIPAAVLSAMLAATALYGAPASAADLIRHATGKFPIASAIEVPPGYTTIYLSGMGAEISDKNAKPMTMAAYGDTETQVKSALGKIQASLAELHLTFADVVQMHIYMVADPKLGKLDFAGMMKSYTQFFGTTAQPNLPTRSAFQVAALANPGWLVEIEVTAVRK, encoded by the coding sequence ATGACCAGGATGATTCCGGCTGCCGTGCTGTCCGCGATGCTGGCCGCGACGGCGTTGTATGGCGCACCGGCCTCGGCGGCGGACCTGATCAGGCACGCCACCGGCAAGTTCCCGATCGCCTCGGCGATCGAAGTTCCGCCAGGCTACACCACGATCTATCTGTCCGGCATGGGCGCCGAAATATCGGACAAGAACGCCAAGCCGATGACGATGGCGGCGTATGGCGATACCGAAACCCAGGTCAAGAGCGCGCTCGGCAAGATCCAGGCATCGCTTGCCGAGCTGCACCTGACCTTCGCCGACGTGGTGCAGATGCATATCTACATGGTGGCGGATCCGAAGCTCGGGAAGCTCGACTTCGCCGGCATGATGAAGTCGTACACCCAGTTCTTCGGCACCACGGCTCAGCCGAACCTGCCGACCCGGTCCGCCTTCCAGGTCGCGGCCCTGGCCAATCCCGGCTGGCTGGTCGAGATCGAGGTGACCGCCGTCAGGAAGTAG
- a CDS encoding DsbA family oxidoreductase: protein MNALTPIHTRLAIEVVHDFVCPWCYLGVRRLLRALALRPDDRFEINWRPFLLNPDIPREGLSRPDYVQRKYGGEERGRRLYASVTELGLQDGVAFRFDRMTHIPSSVDAHRLAGWAARFGPADALVEALFAAQFTQGLDIGDLDVLAGIAAAAGLDESAAFAFLRSRENADIVHTENLRAHRRGISGVPCFVFAGRLAVSGAQETEVFLRLLDVATLEVATS, encoded by the coding sequence GTGAATGCGCTGACGCCGATCCATACCCGCCTCGCCATCGAAGTCGTACACGACTTCGTGTGCCCGTGGTGCTACCTGGGCGTGCGCCGTCTGCTTCGTGCCCTCGCGCTGCGTCCGGACGACCGGTTCGAGATCAACTGGCGGCCGTTCCTGCTCAACCCCGATATTCCACGCGAAGGGCTCAGCCGGCCCGACTACGTGCAACGCAAGTATGGCGGCGAGGAACGGGGCCGCCGCCTCTATGCGTCGGTCACCGAACTCGGCCTGCAGGACGGCGTCGCGTTTCGGTTCGATCGCATGACGCATATCCCGTCGAGCGTCGATGCGCATCGCCTGGCCGGCTGGGCGGCGAGATTCGGCCCGGCCGACGCGCTGGTGGAAGCGTTGTTCGCCGCGCAGTTCACACAGGGACTGGATATCGGCGATCTCGACGTGCTGGCCGGGATCGCCGCGGCCGCGGGCCTGGACGAGAGCGCGGCCTTCGCGTTCCTGCGCTCCCGCGAGAATGCGGACATCGTCCATACGGAGAACCTTCGCGCGCACCGTCGCGGCATCAGCGGGGTGCCGTGCTTCGTGTTCGCCGGCCGCCTTGCCGTGTCGGGCGCCCAGGAGACGGAGGTTTTCCTGCGCCTCCTGGACGTGGCGACGCTCGAGGTCGCTACTTCCTGA
- a CDS encoding glycosyl transferase family protein — MDQELSEGQARFAGYVATLGRGPGKSRALTREEARDAFSLVLSDAVHPAQLGAFLMLLRYRGEDPDEITGLVEAARASVAGAGEHAVGRVDLDWPSYGAGRTRGAPWFLLSALAVSQAGFRVLMHGTNAFSGAISVGDALAGLGQAVSTDAAGVGDALDRRGFAYWPVDCFAPGVDRLLDMRRLFGLRSPVNTVARLLDPGNAAASVDGVFHPAYIALHLGVAERLQRRSLLVIKGGGGEAERPATKATAAHVWRHDTGRSELLLPALASPSEPRGADTVAGLVRVWRGEDEQHAAVQTVIGTITLALLALEPGIEAAAADRRAGEIWSARRPI, encoded by the coding sequence ATGGACCAAGAGCTTTCCGAAGGCCAGGCGCGTTTCGCCGGCTACGTCGCCACGCTGGGTCGCGGCCCCGGCAAGTCGCGCGCACTGACCCGGGAGGAAGCGCGGGATGCGTTCTCGCTGGTCCTGTCGGATGCGGTGCATCCGGCGCAGCTCGGCGCGTTCCTGATGCTGCTGCGCTATCGCGGCGAAGACCCGGACGAGATCACCGGACTGGTCGAGGCGGCCCGTGCGTCGGTCGCCGGCGCCGGCGAGCATGCCGTCGGGCGCGTCGATCTCGACTGGCCGAGCTACGGGGCAGGCCGCACGCGCGGTGCGCCCTGGTTCCTGTTGTCCGCCCTGGCCGTATCGCAGGCCGGCTTTCGCGTCCTGATGCACGGGACCAACGCGTTCTCCGGCGCCATCTCGGTCGGCGACGCACTGGCCGGACTGGGACAGGCGGTGTCGACCGATGCGGCCGGCGTCGGCGACGCCCTCGACCGGCGCGGCTTCGCCTACTGGCCGGTCGACTGCTTCGCTCCCGGCGTGGACCGGCTGCTGGACATGCGGCGGCTGTTCGGACTGCGCTCGCCTGTGAACACGGTGGCGCGCCTGCTCGATCCGGGCAACGCGGCAGCGTCGGTCGATGGCGTGTTCCACCCGGCCTATATCGCACTGCACCTGGGCGTGGCCGAACGGCTGCAGCGCCGGTCGTTGCTGGTCATCAAGGGCGGTGGCGGCGAGGCCGAGCGACCCGCCACGAAGGCGACCGCCGCGCATGTATGGCGCCACGACACCGGACGGTCCGAACTGCTGCTGCCGGCGCTGGCATCGCCGTCCGAACCGCGTGGGGCCGATACCGTCGCCGGCCTGGTCCGCGTCTGGCGCGGCGAGGACGAACAGCATGCCGCGGTGCAGACGGTAATCGGCACGATCACGCTCGCGCTGCTTGCGCTGGAGCCGGGGATCGAGGCTGCGGCGGCCGACCGGAGGGCGGGTGAAATCTGGTCTGCGCGGCGTCCGATCTAG
- a CDS encoding c-type cytochrome: MMRPAFSSTTFSTIAATLAIAALFSLPSSQALADAASNVAGKSTTSTDGAVIFQQVCQGCHMANAKGAVGAGYIPALAGNPKLKSAGYPIYVVLNGYGGMPWLGTMLNDAQVASVVNYVRSNFGNNYTDKSKPEDVAAVRGAAPTMEK, encoded by the coding sequence ATGATGCGCCCGGCTTTTTCCAGCACGACCTTCTCAACCATCGCCGCGACCCTGGCGATCGCGGCGCTGTTTTCGCTTCCGTCCAGTCAGGCGCTGGCGGATGCGGCATCCAACGTCGCCGGCAAGTCGACCACCAGCACCGACGGCGCGGTGATCTTCCAGCAGGTGTGCCAGGGCTGCCACATGGCCAACGCCAAGGGCGCGGTCGGTGCGGGTTATATCCCGGCACTCGCCGGCAACCCGAAGCTCAAGAGCGCCGGTTATCCGATCTATGTCGTGCTGAACGGCTACGGCGGCATGCCCTGGCTCGGAACGATGCTGAACGACGCCCAGGTGGCCTCGGTGGTGAACTACGTGCGCAGCAATTTCGGCAACAACTACACCGACAAGTCCAAGCCGGAAGACGTCGCCGCCGTGCGCGGCGCGGCCCCCACGATGGAGAAATGA